A genomic stretch from Anaerococcus mediterraneensis includes:
- the dinB gene encoding DNA polymerase IV has translation MKKIILHSDMNACYASIEAKLNPSLKGKPMAVAGNPKNRNGIILAKSQEAKEMGVATGMPIWQALTKCRDLILVPPQYDQYLKHSKLAKKIYYDYTNQVESFGLDECFLDVSGSIKLFGSGFDIAREISERMKNELGLTVSIGVSFCKIFAKLGSDMKKPDAITIIDENNWKEKVWPLDIDKMVGIGRATKKKLNRIGIFTLGDLAHAPESLLKNTLGVNGTYMWTYANGRDTRPIVDINHKDIIKTIGNSSTCREDLLNSGQVKNVLQELSFSVSRRLREAGLAAKGVEIFIRDNKLFSRTFQKQISLPSQSSIVLAKEGFDLFLEKYDWDLPVRAVGIRAIDLVKDDESSQLDMFLDCEKHFKKESCDKAIYDLRKKYGKDIISFASLKKDIKLPEELNEIITLPARHFNM, from the coding sequence ATGAAAAAAATTATTTTGCATTCAGATATGAACGCTTGCTATGCCTCCATAGAAGCCAAACTAAATCCCAGCTTAAAGGGAAAACCTATGGCAGTAGCTGGCAATCCAAAAAATAGAAACGGGATAATCCTTGCCAAAAGCCAGGAGGCAAAGGAAATGGGTGTTGCAACCGGTATGCCTATTTGGCAGGCTCTGACTAAGTGTAGGGATTTGATTTTAGTTCCTCCCCAATATGACCAGTACCTAAAACATTCTAAGCTTGCCAAAAAAATTTATTATGACTATACCAACCAGGTGGAGTCTTTTGGACTTGATGAGTGTTTCCTAGATGTATCAGGATCTATAAAACTTTTTGGGTCAGGTTTTGATATAGCAAGAGAGATTTCGGAGAGGATGAAAAATGAGCTTGGACTTACAGTGTCTATTGGTGTCTCTTTTTGCAAGATTTTTGCCAAGCTTGGATCAGATATGAAAAAACCTGATGCCATAACCATAATAGATGAAAATAATTGGAAGGAAAAAGTCTGGCCCCTAGATATAGACAAGATGGTCGGTATTGGAAGGGCCACAAAGAAAAAGCTAAACCGCATAGGGATTTTCACCTTGGGGGACTTGGCCCATGCACCAGAAAGTCTTTTAAAAAATACACTTGGAGTCAATGGGACCTATATGTGGACCTATGCCAATGGCAGGGATACCAGGCCAATTGTCGATATAAACCACAAGGATATTATAAAAACCATAGGTAATTCCTCTACTTGTAGGGAGGATTTGCTAAATTCTGGCCAGGTAAAAAATGTTTTGCAAGAATTGAGTTTTTCTGTCTCTAGAAGGCTAAGAGAGGCAGGCCTTGCCGCCAAGGGAGTAGAAATTTTTATAAGGGATAATAAACTATTTTCTAGGACTTTTCAAAAGCAAATCTCCTTGCCAAGCCAATCTTCTATAGTCCTAGCCAAGGAAGGCTTTGATCTTTTTTTAGAAAAATATGATTGGGACCTGCCAGTAAGGGCTGTGGGCATCAGGGCTATTGACCTTGTAAAAGATGACGAATCCAGCCAGCTTGATATGTTTTTGGACTGTGAAAAACATTTCAAAAAAGAATCTTGTGACAAGGCCATCTATGACCTTAGAAAAAAATATGGCAAGGATATTATAAGCTTTGCCAGCCTAAAAAAAGATATAAAACTCCCTGAGGAATTAAATGAAATTATAACCCTACCTGCCAGACACTTTAATATGTGA
- a CDS encoding helix-turn-helix domain-containing protein gives MSFSNKLKNLREEKNLTQKELADLAGVSLKTISRYELGLSKPRYRKTYDLLAKALATSHDYLVTDEEDFILKTRENYGLKAGRDAEELVNGVIGLMAGGQIPEEDKKAILDAISEAYYIARQESKMKKD, from the coding sequence ATGAGTTTTTCAAATAAACTAAAAAACCTAAGAGAAGAAAAAAACCTAACCCAAAAAGAGCTTGCAGACCTAGCCGGTGTGTCTCTTAAAACCATATCCCGTTATGAGCTTGGCTTATCCAAGCCAAGATATAGAAAAACCTATGATCTTTTGGCCAAGGCCCTAGCTACTAGCCATGACTACCTTGTAACTGACGAGGAGGACTTTATCCTAAAAACTCGTGAAAACTACGGTCTAAAGGCAGGCAGGGATGCAGAAGAACTTGTAAATGGTGTCATAGGACTTATGGCAGGAGGGCAAATTCCAGAAGAGGATAAAAAAGCTATCCTAGATGCCATATCAGAGGCCTATTATATAGCCAGACAAGAAAGCAAAATGAAAAAGGATTAG
- a CDS encoding ImmA/IrrE family metallo-endopeptidase, protein MAYSYDQIYQDAIDLIKVHKTRDPKTILKDRGVHLIAFNKDTKLLGMYKIIKESRFVFYNPNVDYRIQNMVFAHELGHDIYHQTYAKTGMVEYEIFDINSEMELEANIFAAHLLLDEENLMDDILEGYTYNELASLYDVNVNLMIFKLNEMHRMGLPIRKESPSKSDFFISIDGKDRKNLEQF, encoded by the coding sequence ATGGCATATTCATATGATCAAATCTACCAAGATGCTATAGACCTTATAAAAGTCCACAAAACAAGAGATCCCAAGACAATCCTTAAAGACCGTGGAGTCCACCTCATAGCCTTCAACAAAGATACCAAACTTTTGGGCATGTATAAAATTATAAAGGAAAGTCGCTTTGTTTTTTATAATCCCAATGTAGACTATAGGATACAAAATATGGTCTTTGCCCACGAGCTGGGCCATGATATCTACCACCAGACCTACGCTAAAACAGGCATGGTAGAATATGAAATCTTTGATATAAACAGCGAAATGGAGCTAGAAGCAAATATTTTTGCAGCCCACCTACTCCTAGATGAAGAAAATCTAATGGATGATATCTTAGAGGGCTACACCTACAACGAGCTTGCAAGTCTTTATGATGTCAATGTCAATCTCATGATCTTTAAGCTAAATGAGATGCACAGGATGGGCCTACCTATTAGAAAAGAAAGTCCTTCAAAATCAGACTTTTTTATAAGTATAGACGGCAAGGACAGAAAAAATTTGGAGCAGTTTTGA
- a CDS encoding class I SAM-dependent methyltransferase translates to MGKRVTDLVKIIIDQKKDINIGIDMTAGKGNDSKYILENTKIKKLYAFDIQEESKIATESLIKDDRLNFFLDSHANIDKYVKEKIDLAIYNLGYLPGADKNITTSYKSTIASLKKVLDLLNPAGLVIITVYPGHPSGFIESQKLGEFINNLDSKKYPVIKINYENRPNNPPYILVIEKTA, encoded by the coding sequence ATGGGAAAAAGAGTAACAGACCTGGTCAAAATTATAATAGACCAAAAAAAAGATATAAATATTGGCATCGATATGACAGCCGGCAAGGGCAATGACAGCAAATATATCCTAGAAAATACAAAGATCAAAAAACTATACGCCTTTGATATCCAAGAAGAGTCTAAAATAGCCACTGAAAGTCTCATAAAAGATGACAGGCTAAATTTTTTTCTAGATAGCCATGCCAATATCGATAAATATGTAAAAGAAAAAATCGACCTAGCAATATATAACCTAGGCTACCTACCAGGAGCAGATAAAAATATCACAACCTCCTACAAATCGACCATAGCTAGCCTAAAAAAAGTCCTAGACCTCCTAAATCCAGCTGGCCTTGTCATAATAACAGTCTACCCAGGCCACCCATCAGGTTTTATAGAAAGCCAAAAGCTAGGAGAATTTATAAATAATCTAGATTCAAAAAAATACCCAGTAATAAAAATAAACTACGAAAACAGACCCAACAACCCACCCTATATCCTAGTCATAGAAAAAACGGCATAA
- a CDS encoding YbaN family protein gives MKILFLLAGFIFLGLGILGIYLPVMPAMPFFLLAAVCFSKGSRKFNDYFVSTNFYKANVEPIKNKSGMTLTRKIRILLIITIAIGFSIYMTNSLHARIAMLVVLVFHYLLFIFKVKTIEE, from the coding sequence TTGAAAATTTTATTTTTGTTGGCAGGTTTTATTTTTTTAGGGCTTGGGATTTTGGGCATATATTTGCCAGTCATGCCTGCTATGCCTTTCTTTTTATTAGCAGCAGTATGTTTTTCTAAAGGATCTAGGAAGTTTAATGACTATTTTGTATCGACAAATTTTTATAAGGCAAATGTAGAACCTATAAAAAACAAATCAGGTATGACTTTGACTAGAAAGATAAGGATACTATTGATCATTACAATTGCTATTGGATTTTCTATCTATATGACAAATTCTTTACATGCCAGGATTGCTATGTTAGTTGTGCTTGTGTTTCACTATTTATTATTTATTTTTAAAGTGAAAACTATAGAGGAGTAG
- a CDS encoding S41 family peptidase: MRKHKIFISIIIFALAFSLVNIYKNHKKEDFTYEIDPKYYSDDQSPYENDFDYIFDTLEKYYALFERNNTKDFLAKRDIYKEEIKNIRSDDIFFEKMNSILSDLGDRHTSLVDKKTSDSFKESFLLMNDLYDNLVNMDLINYLFASDVSWQNYYDIFLKKASASTDNLLTQDINADIAYIRIGSMLDPGSQDFEKDINLLKSYLVKSKNKNALIIDLRGNGGGNSAYTSEYLYPMILGDRAYEVPSYYLLFRSDEVFKYDPQWPSLKPSVRKIKPSDYDLLEKDISFLKNDRTMMDDIKKNFTHILYYSGPKLDRSIKISSKGINIEKRKNSFQNKYRFDGNLYLLIDKNVYSSAQNASSFFRENKLGTIIGEKSGGDGIGTSPAMFKLPNTKYIFRMSQQLGLIDAATREESVYTIPDIKVDPKYYSFINLNEDGCIKEVIKIENKR; the protein is encoded by the coding sequence ATGAGAAAACATAAAATTTTTATAAGCATAATCATATTTGCTCTTGCTTTCTCCTTAGTAAATATTTATAAGAATCATAAAAAAGAAGATTTCACCTATGAAATAGATCCTAAATATTATTCTGATGATCAAAGTCCTTATGAAAATGATTTTGACTACATATTTGATACTCTAGAAAAATATTATGCATTATTTGAGAGAAATAATACTAAAGATTTTTTGGCAAAAAGAGATATTTATAAAGAGGAAATAAAAAATATAAGGTCTGATGATATCTTTTTTGAAAAGATGAATAGCATACTTTCAGATCTAGGAGATAGGCATACATCCTTAGTTGATAAAAAGACCAGCGATTCTTTTAAAGAAAGTTTTTTGTTGATGAATGACCTGTATGACAATCTTGTTAATATGGATCTAATCAATTATTTGTTTGCTAGCGATGTTTCTTGGCAAAATTATTATGACATCTTTCTTAAAAAAGCGAGTGCTTCAACTGATAATCTTTTGACACAAGATATAAATGCAGACATTGCTTATATTAGAATAGGCTCTATGCTAGACCCTGGAAGCCAAGATTTTGAAAAAGATATAAATCTTTTAAAATCTTACCTAGTCAAATCAAAAAATAAAAATGCCTTGATAATAGATCTTAGGGGCAATGGCGGGGGCAACTCAGCCTATACTTCAGAATACCTATATCCAATGATTTTGGGTGATAGAGCCTACGAGGTTCCTTCATATTATTTGCTTTTTAGGTCTGATGAAGTTTTTAAATACGATCCCCAATGGCCGTCTTTGAAGCCATCTGTTAGAAAAATAAAACCTAGTGATTATGATTTATTAGAAAAAGATATCAGTTTTTTAAAAAATGACAGGACTATGATGGATGATATCAAAAAAAACTTCACACATATTTTGTATTATTCTGGTCCAAAGCTAGATAGGTCTATAAAAATTTCTAGCAAGGGTATAAATATAGAAAAAAGAAAAAATAGTTTTCAAAATAAATATAGGTTTGATGGCAATCTTTATCTTTTGATAGATAAAAATGTATATTCTTCAGCCCAAAATGCTAGTAGCTTTTTTAGGGAAAATAAATTAGGTACTATCATAGGAGAAAAAAGTGGAGGAGATGGGATAGGGACTTCACCTGCTATGTTTAAGCTTCCTAATACAAAATATATTTTTAGGATGAGCCAGCAATTAGGACTTATAGATGCTGCTACTAGAGAAGAGTCAGTATATACTATTCCTGATATAAAAGTTGATCCAAAATATTATTCATTTATAAATTTAAATGAAGATGGATGTATAAAAGAAGTTATAAAAATAGAAAATAAGAGATAA
- a CDS encoding GspE/PulE family protein, with amino-acid sequence MLDQRKINTDIDGFILDLLAFAIEKRASDIHVQPESFMGKLRLRIDGKLVDIMGIEKTNFEKLVTKIKLISHMDISEKRLPQDSSLTLDTFPGVDFRISSLSTICGEKLVIRILSLSQFKKKTKLLGFSKNSKEKLDKALEKKSGMIIISGPTGSGKSTSLYALLEKLNKEEVNIITIEDPVEYKIENINQVSVNEKIGLTYPKLLRAMLRQDPDIIMIGEIRDKETASIAIRAAITGHLLLTTTHSRDAFSALIRLKDLGVEEYLIRSAVTTLASQRLVRKLCTCKKESQMTDFEYEFMSKYIRVDKSHKIYRPGGCDKCNHGYLDRQAVEEVISLDEDFKNILKEYGFESQKIKEKLRADKFRPMITNGLIQILEGETSFEEILGTIEY; translated from the coding sequence ATGTTAGACCAGAGAAAAATAAATACAGATATAGATGGTTTTATCCTAGATCTTTTAGCCTTTGCTATAGAAAAAAGGGCATCAGATATCCACGTCCAGCCAGAATCTTTTATGGGCAAACTAAGGCTTAGGATAGATGGCAAGCTTGTTGATATAATGGGGATTGAAAAGACAAATTTTGAAAAACTCGTGACAAAGATCAAACTCATAAGCCACATGGATATATCAGAAAAAAGATTGCCCCAGGATAGCTCCTTGACCCTAGATACTTTTCCTGGTGTAGATTTTAGGATATCAAGTTTATCTACAATCTGTGGGGAAAAACTTGTAATTAGGATCTTATCCCTCAGCCAATTCAAAAAAAAGACCAAGCTTTTGGGCTTTTCTAAAAACTCCAAAGAAAAACTAGATAAGGCCCTAGAAAAAAAGTCGGGTATGATTATAATTAGCGGACCAACAGGGTCTGGCAAATCCACCTCGCTTTATGCACTTTTGGAAAAACTAAATAAAGAAGAGGTAAATATAATCACAATCGAAGACCCAGTCGAATATAAAATCGAAAATATAAACCAGGTTTCAGTCAATGAAAAAATCGGCCTAACCTATCCCAAACTCCTAAGGGCCATGCTCCGCCAAGACCCAGACATAATCATGATTGGAGAAATAAGGGATAAGGAAACTGCCTCTATCGCCATAAGGGCAGCCATAACAGGCCATTTGCTTTTGACAACGACCCACTCCAGGGATGCCTTCTCTGCCCTAATCAGACTAAAGGATTTGGGAGTTGAAGAATACCTCATAAGGTCAGCTGTCACTACACTTGCTAGCCAAAGGCTAGTTAGGAAACTTTGTACCTGCAAAAAAGAATCTCAGATGACAGATTTTGAATACGAATTTATGAGCAAATATATAAGAGTAGATAAAAGTCACAAAATATATAGGCCGGGAGGATGCGATAAATGCAATCATGGCTACTTAGACCGCCAGGCTGTAGAAGAAGTCATAAGCTTAGATGAGGATTTTAAAAATATCCTAAAAGAATACGGTTTTGAAAGCCAAAAGATAAAAGAGAAACTAAGAGCCGATAAGTTTAGGCCAATGATAACAAATGGCTTGATCCAAATCCTAGAAGGAGAAACTTCCTTTGAAGAAATCCTAGGGACAATAGAGTACTAA
- a CDS encoding YifB family Mg chelatase-like AAA ATPase, with protein sequence MYSKTNTTSLIGLEGRLVEVESDITSGLPKFNIVGLPDSSINESKDRVRVALINSGYKFPVGRITINLSPADLKKEGTQLDLPIAISLLSSMGVVKRPDDDFILLGELSLDGRIMPIRGALAMVISMREKGFSKFIISEENKEECAIISDIDVYPFKSINDVVGFFNKEISAEPFRINPAYLKEEVKYDYDFKDLKGQESLKRALQIAAAGSHNLIMIGAPGSGKTFSAKHLPTILPDMSFEERVEVTKIYSIMGLLDSGHLVNERPFRAPHHSSSQVALIGGGHSVPKPGEITLAHRGVLFLDEFPEYQKNVIEALREPLENKEINVARAQASVKYPADFILIAAMNPCPCGNYGNPLKECTCSVNEIRRYLNKISSPILDRIDIHIEIKPVKYDDLKEDTKSKSSAEMKKEVVRARKIQEERYKDEKIKTNALLSNRQMKKYIKLSPDLEKIAQMAFNKYNFSVRSFNKILKMARTIADLEASVDIEEKHLLEAIRYRSLDGKYWSV encoded by the coding sequence ATGTATTCTAAAACTAATACCACATCTCTGATTGGTCTTGAAGGAAGGCTAGTCGAGGTAGAAAGTGATATAACATCTGGATTGCCAAAATTTAATATTGTAGGCCTGCCAGATTCATCTATAAACGAATCCAAGGACAGGGTTAGGGTTGCCCTTATAAATTCTGGTTATAAATTTCCAGTAGGCAGGATCACTATAAATTTATCGCCAGCAGACCTAAAAAAAGAGGGGACCCAGTTGGACCTACCTATAGCAATCTCCCTTCTAAGCTCTATGGGAGTTGTAAAAAGGCCTGACGATGATTTTATTTTGTTAGGAGAGCTTTCCCTAGATGGGAGGATTATGCCTATCAGAGGTGCCCTTGCCATGGTTATTTCTATGAGAGAAAAAGGTTTTAGCAAATTTATAATCTCAGAAGAAAACAAAGAAGAATGCGCCATCATTTCTGATATAGATGTCTATCCTTTTAAGTCTATAAACGATGTCGTAGGTTTTTTCAACAAAGAAATATCTGCCGAGCCTTTTAGGATAAACCCAGCCTACCTAAAAGAAGAAGTCAAATACGACTATGACTTCAAGGACCTAAAGGGCCAGGAGAGCCTAAAAAGAGCCTTGCAAATTGCAGCCGCAGGCTCTCACAATCTGATAATGATCGGTGCCCCTGGTTCGGGCAAGACTTTTTCTGCCAAGCACCTGCCAACAATTCTCCCAGATATGAGTTTCGAGGAGAGGGTAGAGGTTACAAAAATTTATTCTATAATGGGACTTCTTGATAGTGGTCACCTTGTAAATGAGAGGCCCTTTAGGGCTCCCCACCATTCATCAAGCCAAGTAGCCCTAATAGGCGGCGGCCACTCAGTCCCAAAACCTGGCGAGATAACCCTAGCCCACAGGGGAGTTTTGTTTTTAGATGAGTTTCCAGAATACCAAAAAAATGTTATAGAAGCCCTAAGAGAGCCATTAGAAAACAAGGAGATAAACGTAGCCCGTGCCCAAGCAAGTGTAAAATATCCAGCAGATTTTATCTTGATAGCGGCTATGAATCCTTGCCCATGCGGTAATTACGGCAATCCTCTAAAAGAATGTACTTGCTCTGTAAATGAGATCAGAAGATACCTAAACAAAATCTCATCTCCAATTTTAGATAGGATTGATATCCATATAGAGATAAAACCAGTCAAGTACGATGACCTAAAAGAAGATACTAAGTCTAAATCATCTGCTGAGATGAAAAAAGAAGTCGTAAGGGCGAGAAAAATCCAAGAAGAAAGATACAAGGACGAAAAAATAAAAACAAATGCCCTCTTATCTAATAGGCAGATGAAAAAATATATAAAATTATCACCTGACCTAGAAAAGATTGCCCAAATGGCCTTCAATAAATACAATTTTTCTGTAAGAAGTTTTAATAAAATTTTAAAAATGGCAAGGACCATAGCAGACCTTGAGGCAAGTGTCGATATAGAAGAAAAACACCTCCTAGAGGCCATAAGGTATAGGTCCCTAGATGGCAAATATTGGAGTGTTTGA